The Stigmatella aurantiaca DW4/3-1 genome contains the following window.
GCGCTGCACGAGGCGTGGCCCGGACACCACATGCAGATCGCCACCGCGAGCGCCGCCGCCCAGACCGACATCGCGCGGCTGGCGTTCAACTCCGCCTACGCCGAAGGGTGGGCCCGCTACGCGGAAGCCCTCTCGGAGGAGTTGGGGCTCTATGACAGCGATGCCGCCAAGATGGCCCGCCGGGCCTGGCCCGCACGCGGCATGGTGGCGGATCCCGGGCTCCACCTCTATGGGTGGACACGCGAGCAGGTCACCGCCTACGCGAAGGAGACGGGCCGCTTCAACCAGGCCGTCGCCGAGGAGTTGGCGGACCGCATCGCGGTGATGCCCGGGCAGCTGACGGCCTACGACTCGGGAGGGTTGGAGTTCCGCGCGCTGCGCACCCAGGCGGAAGCGGCGCTCGGCCCCCGGTTCGACCTGCGCCAGTTCCATCAAGTGGTCCTGGAAAACGGCACCATCCCCCTCCTGCAACTGCGCGCCAACGTCGAGGCGTGGATTCAGAGCCAGCAGCCCCACTGAGTTGCACCCTCGTCAAGAAGGCGCCGGTGCGGTAAGCGGCGGGGCATGCGCCCCACCCACGCTCTCGTCTCCCTTGCCGCGCTCACCACCCTGTCTTGCGCTCACGGTCCAGGCTCACCGGGAAAGCCCGCGACCGAGGACTTCGCGGCACGAGGCCGAGCGCTGGCCCAGCGGCTCATCATCGCCGACGGGCATGTGGATGTGCCCTACCGCCTCCAGGAGACGCTGGGGCCCGACGGAGAGCCCACGGAGGACATCTCTCAGCGCACGGCGGGGGGCGACTTCGACTACCCCCGCGCGGTGGAGGGCGGGCTGGATGTGCCCTTCATGTCCATCTACATCCCCGCGGCGCTCCAGGAGAAGCCGGGAGCGTCCAAGCAGCTCGCGGACTCGCTGATCGACATGATGGAGAAGATCGCCCGCAAGGCGCCCGAGAAGTTCGCCATGGCGTCCTCGGTGGAGGAGGTCCAGCGCAATACCCAGGCGGGCAAGGTCTCCTTTGCCCTGGGCATCGAGAACGGCTCCGCCCTCGAGGACTCCTTGGCGAACGTGGCGCACTTCCAGCGCCGGGGCGTCCGGTACATCACCCTCACCCACTCGAAGGACAACCTGATCAGCGATGCCTCGTTCAACAGTGGCAAGCGGACCTGGAACGGCATCAGCCCCTTCGGCCGTCAGGTGGTGGCCGAGATGAACCGCGTGGGCATCATGGTCGATGTCGCCCACCTCTCGGATGACGCCATCCGCCAGGTACTGGAGGTCAGCCAGGTGCCCGTCATCGCCTCCCACTCCTCCTGCCGTCATTTCACGCCGGGCTTCGAGCGCAACATCAGCGACGAGCTGATCCGCGCCGTGGCCGCGAAGGGCGGGGTGGTGATGATCAACTTCGGCTCCGGCTTCCTCACGCAGGAGGCCAATGTCTCGCTGGAGAAACTCCACAAAGCCATCGAAGCGTTCGTCGAATCCCAGCGGGCGACGAACCCCGGCCCTCCTGACGTGGCGGGCTTCATCAAATCCTACCGGCTCGAGCACACCGTCACCCTGGCCCGGGTGGAGGACGTGGCCGACCACATCGAGCACGTGGTGAAGCTGGTGGGCATCGACCACGTGGGCCTGGGCTCTGATTTCGACGGGGTGGGCCCCACGCTGCCCACGGGACTCCAGGATGTGTCCCAGTATCCCAACCTCTTCCGCGTCCTGCTGGAGCGTGGCCTCAGCGAAGCGGACATCGAGAAGATCGCCTCCGGCAACGTCTTCCGCGTCTGGCGGCAGGCTGCCGCACACGCCGCTTCGAAGTAACCCCACTGAGGGAGCACCGGTCCTCCTTCAACGCTTCAAGGCCCGAAGTGCGCTGATGCAACGGGCAAGGCTCTCACTCCGCTTTGCCGCAGCACCTGGATGCCAGTGCATGCGCGCGAACTCTGCCATCACGGAGGTGTACTGACGTCCAACAGATGCAGTGGATCCCTCGGGCGGAACAAGCGCGGAGCGGATCTCTCGTGAGCGGGATGCCCGCGCCAGATTGATCAAGGCCTGTTTTGCATTGGCAAGGGTATCGGGCGAGTGGGGAACAGCCTCCACTCGCACTTGAAGAAATGCAGCCAGTCGATCCGCATCCGCAAGCAGCCAACTCTCCCCTTGATGAACGGCGATCCTCAGCCGCATGTGGCGGGCGGGAGTTCGAAGCAACCGATCCACAAGGAGGGGAGCACAAGACGCATCCTGATCCATGTCACGAAGGACAAACCAGGGCGCGTTCCGCGCGGCGTTGTTGTAAGCCGCAAGCTTCTGGTCCAGCTTGGATTTGCCTCCTGCTTCATAAACCGGGCCAACGGCAAGCCCCGCGTGGAGAAGCAGCCTTTGCGCGATCGCTGTATCTGTAGGCCCCTCCACTGCAATCGTCACTGGCGTCATAGCGCTTCGCCGAAGAGCGCAAGCTGATCCGCGCCTCCCGGCGCTGTTCTTGGAATGACCGCATCTGCCACGGAGAGTCCCCCCTCCAGCAAATCGCGAATCTGCTCGATCTCCGTCGCAACTTCGACCCGGGTCCCTTCCTTGAGGGGTTCCAGAACCAGCACTTCTTCTGCGCCAATGCCCCTGTCTGAAAGAAGGTCAGCACTGTGTGTGCTGACAAGCACTTGGCGATCAACCTTCCGGCTTAACCTGGCAAGCATCTGTGGAATGGGGCGAACCACAGCAGAATGGAGGGATAGTTCGGGTTCTTCGAGAAGCAACGGAGAGGTCCCATCAAGAAAGACCCATAACAACCCCAAGAGCCTGAGTGTCCCGTCAGAGAGCTGTGTTTCATTCTGCCAGCCGGCATTGGGGCGCCAGTGCTGATACCGTCCCAACAGGTGTGGGACCCCCCGCTCATCACGTTTCAGGTCAAGTTCCTGAAGTTGAGGTACCGCCACTCGAAGGGCGCTCGTGATTCTCTTCAGCCGTGACTCAAGTGTCTTGGAGGGTGTTCTTGCCAATTGCTCCAGAAAGTCGCCGCCGAACGGGTCATTTACCCGGCCACTGGATCGGTCAGGTTCGCGAACCAGTTGAGGGACAAGGTGCAGGTAACGCACCTTGGCGAAAAAGTCAGCGAGTTCACGGAACTTACGGTTCGTGTTGACTTGTTCTAAATGAGTCTGTGTCAGCAGCTCTGGATCGTTTTCATCTCTTCTATTAGGGCGGGAGAGAAGCGTTTCCTCTCCCCATTCAACGAGTTCACGTTTGACAAGAGGCCTGCGCTGATTGTCCTGCGTGAACTCCAGCCGGTACTTCCACGGCTTGCCATCCGAGAGATCAACGTCGACCTCGACTGCGACGTTCGGATACCGGCGCGCGTGCAGAGACCGGATTTGTGACACCCCCCGGCGTGTAGAGGAGACAGCGCGTTGGAAGCCGCCCTGAACATCAGCGACATCCCGCAGAAAGCGTATGGCATCGAGAAAATTGGACTTCCCGGAGGCATTCGGACCCACGAGAAAGACCCGGCTCTCCAGGGGGACATCGACGTCAAGGAAGTTGCGCCAGTTCTCAAGTCGGATGCGGGTAAATCGCATGTGCCAAATCTACCTCCTCCACAGGCGAACAGCACCTTATGTCCCCACCTGAAACAGCAGCCGCTCATTTCGGCCAGAAGGTCACCGCCCGAGCAGTCTCGGAACTCCAAACACGCTTGTTTCCCCGGTACATCCGGGGATGGCCCCCTGAATCGGAGAGCGAGATGAGCAGGTATGGCCCCCGGGTTCTCAAGCTCATCATGTCGTTGGGCCGGTACGGGTACGAGGGCAGGGCCACCACCTTGCCCCGCTCCAGCCGCCGGACGAGGCCCGTGGCCAGCATGTCGTTTCCGAACGGCGTGCCCCACACGGCCAGCGAATGGGAGCCACTCTTGAACTCCGCCCACTGTCCCTCGGGCTGATCGGGCGACAGCTCATAGAGCTGGTCGAGCACCCCATCCTCCTCGATGTCCCGTGCCTCGAAGCGAGGATCCAGCGCACGGATGGATCGCTCACCGAGCTCCTTGCGAAGCTCCAGGGCCGCGGTGCCCAGAACCTCGGACGAGGCCTTCACCTCCAGCCGTGTCCACTTGCCCTCCTGGAAGGCGAAGCCCAAGGCCCTCAATGGCGTCTTGCCGCCGCCCACACCGCGAGCCCGCCCCGTCCCATCCAGTTCCACCACGCGGGAAGGTGCCTGCTCTTCCACGGCGGCGCCTTGAAGGCTGAGCCCCAGCAACCGGCCCTGGGCGTCGAACCCGTACTCGATGAGCTCGCCCTCCGGGGGCAACGGCAACTCCTGGGCCTCGCCCGTGACCAGGTCCACGAGAAACAGCCGGTCCCGGAACGCCTGCGAGGGAAAGGGCTCGGGGAAGGTGGGCTTGCCCACCACGGGCATGCTGACCGCTCCTCGCCAGAACCGCACGGCGCCGCGCTTGCCATCCTGGCTCAGCGCGGTGCTGCCGCCCTGGCAGCCCGCCGGCAGACGCACGAGCACCTGGCTTGCCGAGGAGAGGGGCTCGAACTTCCGCCACTCGCACGCCCCTTCCACCGGTTCCAGCACCGAGAGCGTGGTCTCGGCCGTGGGAAGGGCAGGGGCTGCCGCGCCCCCCGGGAGCACGGGCGCCAGCAGGGCCGCGGCGAGCAGGGGAAATCGAAGTGTCTTCACGGTGCACCCTTCCGCAGCGCCATCATGTCCTGCTCAACGCATCCAATTCCATGACCAGGGCGGCCACGTTGCCGCGCGGCACCGTGAGGCAGTCGTGGAAGCCCGCGGCGCGATCCGTGGCAATGACCGGAATGCCCCGCGCGACCGCCAGCGCCACCTCGGGCGGATGGCTCTCACACCAGGATGGGGCGAGCACCACGTCCACGCCGCGCAGGGTCCGCAGCACCTGCTCCGTCACTTGCTGGACGCGAGGGTGCTTCAGCACCGCCACATCCGTCCCCTCGGTGGGCCGCACCCAGAGGCGCCACTCTGGCCGCGCATCCAGCGCCGCCAGCGCCTCCCTCAAGCCCCCTCGGGCGAGCGCGGGCCCCGCGAGCAACGCCACCGGAGACGCCTCCTTCTGCGCGGCCTCACCCTCCGGGACCTCCCTGGCGGGAAGGTACAAGTCGTGGATCCGTTCGGAGGCGTATCCGTCCAGCAGCAACCGCTCGCGGTTGAACGCGCTGCGGACCCAGCATTCATCGGCCAGCACCCGCTCGGCCTCCTGCCTCGCCACATCCTCGGCGGAGGCCCGGTGGTTGCGCAGGAAGGACTCCTCCGGATGCCGGAGCGCGGCCTCATCGAGGTCCGCATGCAGGACCCTCAAGGAGGGCAGATCCTCGATCAACACGCAGCGCGCGCCCTGGCGCCGGGCCACGGCGAACAGCTCTCGCGCACAGAGGGAGGGCGCAATCACCGTCTCAAGGCCCTTGGGAAGCAGCGCCGCCGCGGCCTGCGCCACTTGCCGCCGCAGTGCGAAGCGGGCCCGGAAGGACGCCGCCGCCGAGCGCGCCCCGAACCGGAGGCCCGCCTCCACGGCCCACCACCCCGGAAGGCCCCAGACGCGGCCCCCCTCCGGAACCGGGAGCGTCCGCCTCCGCCACGCTCCGCGCAGCCGGGAAGGCAAGAGTCTCCATCTCGCGGGCGCGGCGGGCAGCGCCCACGGCGCCAGCACCTCTGCCTGGCCCCACCTCTCCATCAGCGTGGCGAGCTGTCCAAGCCAGGGCGCGGGCTCTGGCACGAGGATGAGGTTCATGGCTCACGCCCCTCCGCGCCGGGCACATCGACCCGCGCATGGCACCCGGCCTCTCCACACGTCAGACAGGTCTGCTGGCGGGCCTCGGGACTCAGCAGACGCCGCCGGTTCTCCGCGATGACGCGCTCTTCCAGCAACGCGCCGGTCTTCGCGTCCTCTACCCGGCGCACGATGCGGTTGGTGCGCACGGGCCCTTCGGGCGTCTCCTCCAGCGCATCGTCCACGGACCACAACCGGGACCGCGTTTTCGGAGGCCCCTCCGCGTGCACGGTGAGCCGCAGGCTCCCCTCCTGGACGCGGGCCCCGAGCCGCACCGGCCCCTCTCGGGGCGCCACCACCACATCCACGTAGGGCCAGAACACCGTGGCATCCAATCCCCACAGCGCCCCTTCCGGGGGAGGCACGGCCTCCATCGTGTGCCCATGGCGCTCCAGGATGTACCACCCCTGTCGCGCGGCCAGCTCGAAGAGGGCATTGGCCAACAGGCAGATCCCACCGCCCACGGAGGGCGTGAGACACCCACCGCTCAGCGACAGCCCATGCCGGTAGCCCGCGCGCTCCGTCAGCCGCCCGAGCGTGCGCCAGAAGGACAAGGGCCGCCGGGGCGTGAGCAGCAACCCGTCAAAGGCCGGTGCGGCGAGCTGGACGTTGTGGCGCTTGCCCGCCTCCAGCAGGGGATCCGCCCCCGGGTCCGTGCGAGCCAGGTCCACGCGAAGCGAGGCCCGGAGAACGCCCATCCCCCGCGCGGGCGCCAGGAGCGGACGCGGCCAACGCTCGGGCATCGCGGCCCAGGCGGCCAAGCGGTTCGCCTGAAGCGCGAGCTGCTTGCTCCGCCGCCACAGCAGCGAGGACGGCGATAGGGTGACAAGGCGAGGGGCCACGACCGGCAAAGTCATACTCCACTTTCACTGCAAATGGGTTGCCACCCACGCCCAACCTCAGCGGCCCAGGGCCCTTCACGCACGCTCCCGCGACTCCTGGGGACGTGGACGCCGCAGGATTCGCGTTGATAGCGTCCAGTGGCCTTCAGGGGAGGGCCTCATGCGATGGCTCCAAGCAGGAAGGCGGATGCTTGCACTGCACTGGCCGGATGCCCCTCTGAGTTCGGCAAGGAAGGCCGCATCTCCAAGGCCGTGCACAAGGATACGCAGGGGCAGCTTGTCATCAAGCGCTGCACGGAGGGGCGGCGCAAGGAGGTATGCGAAGGCCCCCATAGGGATCCCGACAAGTGCCGCGAGTGCGGCGGATGAACAGGAGCGCCCTCATCGGCATCTGCGCGGGGATGCTGCTTCCGCTCCCGCTGGTGCTGCTGCTGGGAGGACTCCTTCAACCCCGTATCGCCCCCTCTGGGCTGCCTCTATGAGTTCCGGTATGGGCATGCCTCCTGCATCGACAGCCAGTGCACCACGGATGCGCAGTGCCCAGAAGGTCAGATGTGCGGCACACTGGCCACGGAGGACCCTGGACCGCTCGTGCGCCTCTGCATCCCCCTCGGTGTGCGGCAAGAAGGCGAAGGCTGTTTCAAAGTTTCAGCGGACCAGAAGGGCGCTTGT
Protein-coding sequences here:
- a CDS encoding dipeptidase; translated protein: MRPTHALVSLAALTTLSCAHGPGSPGKPATEDFAARGRALAQRLIIADGHVDVPYRLQETLGPDGEPTEDISQRTAGGDFDYPRAVEGGLDVPFMSIYIPAALQEKPGASKQLADSLIDMMEKIARKAPEKFAMASSVEEVQRNTQAGKVSFALGIENGSALEDSLANVAHFQRRGVRYITLTHSKDNLISDASFNSGKRTWNGISPFGRQVVAEMNRVGIMVDVAHLSDDAIRQVLEVSQVPVIASHSSCRHFTPGFERNISDELIRAVAAKGGVVMINFGSGFLTQEANVSLEKLHKAIEAFVESQRATNPGPPDVAGFIKSYRLEHTVTLARVEDVADHIEHVVKLVGIDHVGLGSDFDGVGPTLPTGLQDVSQYPNLFRVLLERGLSEADIEKIASGNVFRVWRQAAAHAASK
- a CDS encoding AAA family ATPase — encoded protein: MRFTRIRLENWRNFLDVDVPLESRVFLVGPNASGKSNFLDAIRFLRDVADVQGGFQRAVSSTRRGVSQIRSLHARRYPNVAVEVDVDLSDGKPWKYRLEFTQDNQRRPLVKRELVEWGEETLLSRPNRRDENDPELLTQTHLEQVNTNRKFRELADFFAKVRYLHLVPQLVREPDRSSGRVNDPFGGDFLEQLARTPSKTLESRLKRITSALRVAVPQLQELDLKRDERGVPHLLGRYQHWRPNAGWQNETQLSDGTLRLLGLLWVFLDGTSPLLLEEPELSLHSAVVRPIPQMLARLSRKVDRQVLVSTHSADLLSDRGIGAEEVLVLEPLKEGTRVEVATEIEQIRDLLEGGLSVADAVIPRTAPGGADQLALFGEAL
- a CDS encoding VanW family protein, giving the protein MTLPVVAPRLVTLSPSSLLWRRSKQLALQANRLAAWAAMPERWPRPLLAPARGMGVLRASLRVDLARTDPGADPLLEAGKRHNVQLAAPAFDGLLLTPRRPLSFWRTLGRLTERAGYRHGLSLSGGCLTPSVGGGICLLANALFELAARQGWYILERHGHTMEAVPPPEGALWGLDATVFWPYVDVVVAPREGPVRLGARVQEGSLRLTVHAEGPPKTRSRLWSVDDALEETPEGPVRTNRIVRRVEDAKTGALLEERVIAENRRRLLSPEARQQTCLTCGEAGCHARVDVPGAEGREP